Proteins from a genomic interval of Candidatus Kuenenbacteria bacterium HGW-Kuenenbacteria-1:
- the rplJ gene encoding 50S ribosomal protein L10, producing MAKTKEQKQETIKQLSDKLSQMKSMVFINYYGLKVIELQKLRKLCKEQKIDFLVTKKKLFKLCLEKNNLNNIASKKLEKELGIIFSYEDEIAPAKILKDFQKEHKILKISGGILERNFIEPNEILKLAQLPSKQELIAMVVKGINAPISGFVNVLAGNLRNFVCVLQAIKEKNI from the coding sequence ATGGCTAAAACTAAAGAACAAAAACAAGAAACAATTAAACAATTATCTGACAAACTTTCTCAAATGAAATCAATGGTTTTTATAAATTATTATGGTTTAAAAGTTATTGAGCTTCAAAAATTAAGAAAACTTTGCAAAGAACAAAAAATTGATTTTTTGGTTACTAAAAAAAAGTTATTTAAATTGTGTTTAGAAAAAAATAACTTAAACAATATTGCTTCTAAAAAATTAGAAAAAGAATTGGGAATAATTTTTAGTTATGAAGATGAAATTGCACCAGCTAAAATTTTAAAAGATTTTCAAAAAGAACATAAAATTTTAAAAATAAGTGGTGGAATTTTAGAAAGAAATTTTATTGAACCAAATGAGATATTAAAATTAGCTCAATTACCATCTAAACAAGAATTAATAGCTATGGTAGTAAAAGGAATAAATGCGCCAATTTCTGGGTTTGTTAATGTTTTGGCTGGTAATTTACGAAATTTTGTTTGTGTATTGCAAGCAATTAAAGAAAAAAATATTTAA
- a CDS encoding 50S ribosomal protein L7/L12, translating into MEEEMQVEIPAKFKDLVEQIEKLSVLDLAELVKVLEKKFGVSATAAPIVMAAIATGATEGEKAEEKTSFNIELTASGDNKIGVIKVIREITQLGLKECKDLVDAAPKMIKEGVSKEEAEQIKKKIEEAGGKAELK; encoded by the coding sequence ATGGAAGAAGAAATGCAAGTTGAAATTCCAGCTAAATTTAAAGATTTAGTGGAACAAATAGAAAAATTATCCGTTTTAGATTTAGCGGAATTGGTTAAAGTTTTAGAGAAAAAATTTGGAGTTTCTGCTACAGCAGCTCCAATAGTTATGGCAGCAATAGCCACAGGAGCGACTGAAGGAGAAAAAGCTGAAGAAAAAACCAGTTTTAATATAGAATTAACAGCATCTGGAGATAATAAAATAGGAGTAATTAAGGTAATTAGAGAAATAACACAATTAGGATTAAAAGAATGTAAAGATTTAGTAGATGCAGCTCCTAAAATGATAAAAGAAGGAGTATCTAAAGAAGAGGCCGAACAAATAAAGAAAAAAATAGAAGAAGCTGGTGGCAAAGCAGAATTAAAATAA